The Aythya fuligula isolate bAytFul2 chromosome 2, bAytFul2.pri, whole genome shotgun sequence genome contains a region encoding:
- the LOC116485394 gene encoding feather keratin 2-like, whose protein sequence is MSCYDICRPCGPTPLANSCNEPCVRQCEDSRVVIQPPAVLVTLPGPILSSFPQNTAVGSSASAAVGSNLSAQGVPVSAGGFGGFGLGGFGFGGLGCITGGRACYPC, encoded by the coding sequence atgtcctgctacgaCATCTGCCGCCCCTGCGGACCCACCCCGCTGGCtaacagctgcaacgagccctgtgtcaggcagtgcgAGGACTCCCGCGTCGTCATCCAGCCTCCTGCCGTGCTGGTCACCCTGCCAggacccatcctcagctccttcccccagaacaccgCCGTTGGATCCTCCGCATCAGCTGCCGTGGGCAGCAACCTCAGCGCCCAAGGAGTGCCCGTCTCCGCCGGCGGCTTCGGAGGCTTTGGCCTTGGAGGCTTTGGCTTCGGAggcctgggctgcatcaccGGAGGAAGAGCCTGCTACCCCTGCTAA